The sequence GCCTGTTGTGCTCCAGCATGAGCGGCAGGCCGTACCGGGTCATGTCGTTGTGGAACCAGTTCGGGCCGAGGTAGATCTCCTGCCGCTCCACGGCCAGCCGGAGGAACCGCGGCGACAGATCGTCCTGGCGCAGCTGCTCCAGGAGAGTGCCGTCGGGCCGTGGCCCGCCTCGCAGGTGTGCGGCGTGCCACGGCCACAGGCGGCTGCGGAGCCAGCCCGCGACGAACCCGGTGGAGGTCGGGACGGGGCAGCCCGTGTCCCGGACGAGGTGTTCGACGAGGCGGGCCGGGGGCCTCGGCCGCTCGGCGAGCTCCGCGGCGAGTTCGGCCCGCCAGACGACGGGGTGGAGGTTCAGGACGTCGACCACCCAGGCACCGCCGAGGGGCAGGTTCTCCTCCCACGGGCAGTTCTCCTGGATCCAGTCGGCCGCGGTCGCGGGAGCGGTCCGGCAGCCGAGTTCGGCGGCGAGCTGGGCGGCCTTCTCCTCGTCGGACAGATGGGGCCAGCCGGCCTGCACCGTCGCGCGCCGGGCCGCAAGGGTCTCCGTCTGGGCCGCGCGCCCGTCCGGCGTCAGCGCGCCGAGTTCCCGGAGCACTCCCTCGACGTCGGCGGCTTCCGCGAGTTGAACCAGCTTCATCGTGCCGCCTCCGGTCGTGCCGTTTCCGATCGTGCCGGGTCCCCGGCCGCTTCTGCGTCGGCCGTCGCTCGCGCGTCCACCGCCGCCTCCATGTCGGCCGTCGTCTGCGCGTGCGCCGTCGTCCCCGCGTCCGCCGTCGCCCGTGCATCGGCCGTCGTGTCGCGGGCCATGCCCACCGCGAGCACGTGCTTGCAGGGGCCGCGTCCGCCCCGGTACTTCGCCCACCAGAAGCAGGTGCAGCTCAACTGCCCCGACGCGTCGGGGCGCACCACGTGGGCGTCGTCGCTCTTACCGACCCGGGCCAGCGGCCCGTCCAGCCGCACCGACCCGTCCGCGACGAGCGCCCGCGCCCCGCGCAGCCGGGGGTTTCGTGTCTCCGCGGCGCCCGCGCGGTACGGCAGGTGGCGGTGGAAGTACGCCGCCTCGGTGAGGTCGTAGCCGATCTGGCCGGACGTCCCCAGCATGGTCAGCGCGGCGCGCACCCGGTCGGCGGGCAGCCCGGCCTGCTCCGACAGTTCGGCGATGTCGATCCTCGGCTCCCAGGCCAGCAGTTCCGCGACCCGTTCCGCGTCCGCCGCAGCCTGGCCGGAGGCAAGGTCATGCAGTACTCCGCCCTCGCCGGAGAAGCCGCGCGAGGCGCTTTGGGAGAGCATCAACGTCATTCGCATGCCGGGCAGTTCGACCTCCCAGGCGGTGGCGGCCCCGTCCGCGGTGACCGGCTCGGCCGGCGCGTACACCCGTACGGTCGTCGCGTGCCTCAGCACCGTCCGCAGGGTCAGCAGCCGTTCCGGCCCGGGCAGGCACACCGCGCCGGGCGCCGGCCTGGACGTGGGTCGCAGCGTGCGGCCCGCGGGCACCACCCAGCGTGTCGTACGGGCGTCGGCGCGGAGGGTGGGCCGGGGCAGCGCGCGCAGCACGGCGGCCGCCTCCGCGGCGGGCACCTCGGCCCGCAGGGCGAAACCCGCCGCGAGGACCTGTGCCTCGGCGAACCCGCGCAGCCAGCGCTCCGGCAGCGGGACCTTCTTCTCCACGAACTCGCCGTCGAAGGTTCTGACCGCCAACTCCTCGGGCCCGACGGCCAGATGAAGGGGGTCGAGCCCGCCGAGCCCTGCCAGCGCCCGCCGCAGGGGCATGTTGACGTCCACGTTGGTGGTGCCGTGCCCGACGTCGTCGCCGTCGAGGCCGGGCGCGAGGACGTCGAGCCGGGCGTACACCCCGCAGCAGCCGGAGAAGGACTCGAAGCGCAGCCGGTCACCGTCGGCCGTCACGACCGGGTCGAGCGAGGCCTTCGCGTTCGGCCGGTAGTAGCGGGCGGCGGCCACGTCGGCGACCGCGAGCAGAGCCGTCGCGGCGGCGGTCGGCGCGGTCAGGAACCCGCTGAAGAAGTGAGGGTTGGCCGCCTCTCCGGCCGGGGTGGCACCGCCGGAGGTCTCCAGCGCGAGACTGCGCCCGGCCGTGGATTCACGCACGGCCGAGGGGTGCAAGTAGGAGTAGGACTGCACGAGTTGGGTCACGCGCACACGCTACGACCACGGACTGACACCGGACGGCGGGGGCGTTCCAGCGCCCCGCCGGTACCCGCGGACACCGCCGGGGCGCCCGCGCACCGCCGGGACACCCGCGCGTCGCTGGAACGCCCCCCGCACCGCCGGGGCCTCCCGCCACGGAACCTCCTCCGCGGCGAGAGCCCCGCACGGCGCCGGAAGCCCGTCCCTCGCGCCTACTCGCCGCCAGCGCCGGTGGTGCCGGTGGTGCCGGTGGTTCCGATGGTGCCGGTCGCGGACGATGCCGACGCCGATGCCGAGGAGGATGCGGAGGAGGATGAGGACGCCGATTGCGTCGTACCGTCCCCGACCCGGCGGCGGCCACGGCTGATGCCCCATCCCACGAGCGCCGCGGCAAGGGCCGTGAGAGCGAGGCCGGCCCAGGTGACCGCCTCGCGGAACTCCGCGGTCTGGTGGGGGCTCCAGTCCGATGCCGCGATGTCGCCGGTGAAGGACGCCGCGAGGATGGTCCCGCTGACGGCGATGCCGATTCCGGTGGTGACTTCGCCGGCGGTGTCCACCAATGCCGCCCCGACGGTGGTGCGGTCGGCCGGGAGACCACGCATCACGTTGGTCCCGGCGACGACACCCACGACGCGCATACCGGCGGCGACGAGTACGAGCGCGAGGGCGATCCACACGTAACCGAAGCGGCCCAGCAGCCCGTAGACGGCGAGTCCGCACACCACGGCTCCGGCGCTGAGCCAGGCGGCCTTGTCGAGGCCGACACGTGCGACCAGTGGGCCGATGAGAGCGCCGCCGGCGATGAGCACGACGACCTGCGGCAGCATTCCCAGCGCCGCCTGCGCGGGCGTCCAGCCCCGGTCGAGCTGGAGCTGCAGGGTCACGAGGTAGCCGAGGCCGGCGGTCGCGAGGGCCGCGGCGGCCTTGAAGGCCAGACCGCTCGACACGAGGGGGCGGGCGACGAGTTCGAGGTCGAGCAGCGGATGGCGGGCCGAACGCTCCCGGACGACGAACAGCACCGCCGTCACGACGGCCGCGACCGCGATCAGCCACGGGAGAGGCGACGCGGCGCCCGCGTCGACGAACAGCGTCGGTGCGACCAGCGCGAGCACGATCGCGGCCGTGCCGAGCAGGGCGCCCGCGCCGTCGACCGGGTCGCGGTGCAGCTCGTCCGCCCGGTCGGCGGGGATGCCTCGTCGGATGCCGAGGTACGCGAGTGCGGCGATCGGTACGTTGACCAGCAGCAGCGCCTGCCACGGGGCGAACGCGAGCACGAAGCCACCCGCCGTGGGCCCGATCGCGAGCCCGACCAGTCCCACGGTCGAGATCAGCGTCGTCGCACGGACGCGGAGGCCGTCCTCGTCGAACAGGCGGAACGCCAGGGCGAGGGAGCCGGGCGTCGTCATCGCGGCCGCGACACCCATCGCCGCGCGGACCGCGATGAGCTGCTCCGCCGTGGTGACGAACGCGGTCGCGAGACTCGCCGCACCCAGCAGCACCAGGCCGACCAGCATGACCTTGCGGCGGCCGACCCGGTCGGCCAGCGCGCCGAGGACCAGCATCAGGCCGCCGAACACGACGGCGTACACACCCGTGACCCACTGCAGCACGGTCGCCGACGCCGACAGCTCACGGCCGATGGTCGGCAGGGCGACATTGAGGATCGAGTTGTCGAGCATCTCGAACAGGAACACCGCCGACAGCCCCGCGAGGGCCACCCCCGCTTCGCGGAGGGAACGCGGTGAACTCGGTGAACTCGGCTGACGAGAGCCGGCAAAGCGATGAGAGCGATTACGGCGGACACTCACGACGCACTCCTTCGAGGTGAAGAAGTGGCGGATCGTCCGATACCGCGTGTGCGCGTGTGGTCCCTGCTCCGGGTGGCCACACGTTTTTACTTCCGGTGCTTCGACAGTACCTCGCCGGTACGGGAGAGGTCACCCCGGTACGGAACCGGGGCCGGACCGGCGTCGAACCGGGCCCGGACGCAAGGGTGTTCGGCGTACCGACCGGCATCCGGGGTACCTGGGAGCGGACGACGAGAAGGGGGCACCCATGCCGCTCACATTCCGCAAGAGCTTCCGGATCCTGCCCGGGGTACGACTGAACATCAACAAGAAGTCGTGGTCCATCACCACGGGCGGCAAGAACGGCCCCAAGCACACACACAGCAGCACGGGACGACGGACCACCTCGATGGATCTCCCCGGTCCCTTCGGCTGGCGCCGCACCACCCGCGCCAAGCGCCACTGAGGCACTGTCACCCCATTGGGCCCCTCCGGATGCGGCATCTCATATGTGAGATAGCCTGCCGTCATGGCAGACGACTACCTCGTACGCATCGGCAAGCTCATCCGTGACGCCCGTCAGCACCGGGGCTGGACACAGACGCAGCTGGCCGAGGCGCTCAGTACCAGCCAGAGCGCGGTGAACCGCATCGAGCGTGGCAATCAAAACATCAGCCTTGAGATGATCGCCCGAATCGGTGAAGCGCTGGACAGCGAGATCGTCTCGCTCGGCTACGCGGGCCCGATGCATCTCCGCGTGGTCGGCGGACGTCGGCTCTCCGGCTCGATCGACGTGAAGACCAGCAAGAACGCGTGCGTGGCGCTGCTCTGTGCGACGCTCCTCAACAAGGGCCGCACGGTGCTGCGCCGCGTCGCGCGCATCGAGGAGGTGTACCGCCTTCTGGAGGTGCTGGGCTCCATCGGCGTACGCACCCGGTGGATCAACGGTGGCGTGGACCTGGAGATCGTGCCGCCCGCCACGCTGGACATGGCGTCGATCGACGAGGCGGCGGCCCGCCGCACCCGCTCGATCATCATGTTCCTCGGCCCGCTGCTGCACCGCATGGACGGCTTCAAGCTGCCGTACGCGGGCGGCTGCGACCTCGGTACGCGGACCATCGAGCCGCACATGATCGCGCTCCGCCGGTTCGGTCTGGACATCGCGGCCACCGAGGGCATGTACCACGCGCGGGTGGACCGCAAGGTGACCCCGGGCCGTCCCATCGTGCTGACCGAGCGCGGCGACACGGTGACGGAGAACGCGCTGCTGGCCGCCGCCCGCCACGACGGCACGACCGTCATCCGCAACGCCTCCTCCAACTACATGGTCCAGGACCTGTGCTTCTTCCTGGAGGCGCTGGGTGTACGGGTGGAGGGCATCGGCACCACGACGCTCACCGTGCACGGCGTGCCGAACATCGACGTGGACGTGGACTACTCGCCCTCCGAGGACCCGGTCGAAGCGATGAGCCTGCTGACCGCCGCGGTCGTCACCGAGTCCGAGCTGACCGTGCGCCGGGTGCCGATCGAGTTCCTGGAGATCGAGCTGGCGGTCCTGGAGGAGATGGGCCTCGACCACGACCGTACGGCGGAGTACTTCGCGGACAACGGCCGTACGCGCCTGGTGGACCTCACCGTGCGCCCCTCGAAGCTCGAAGCCCCGATCGACAAGATCCACCCCATGCCCTTCCCGGGCCTGAACATCGACAACGTCCCGTTCTTCGCGGCCATCGCGGCCTCCGCGCAGGGCCAGACGCTGATCCACGACTGGGTCTACGACAACCGCGCGATCTACCTCACGGACCTGAACCGCCTCGGCGGCCGCCTCCAGCTCCTCGACCCCCACCGCGTCCTGGTCGAGGGCCCCACGCGCTGGCGGGCCGCGGAGATGATGTGCCCGCCGGCCCTGCGCCCCGCGGTGGTCGTCCTCCTCGCGATGATGGCGGCCGAGGGCACATCGGTCCTGCGCAACGTGTACGTCATCAACCGGGGCTACGAGGACCTGGCGGAGCGGCTGAACTCGGTGGGGGCACAGATCGAGATCTTCCGGGACATCTGAGCCACGCATGCCGCCGCGTCCGGCCCGACCTGTACACATCGGGTCAGGGGGGGCGCGGCGGCATCTCCGGGATTTCTCGCGGACGCGAATTCATCACCTGGCGGAGAGGGCCGCCCTGGCACGGGTGGCCGCGGACGCATTCACCACCTCAGCGGGGCCCTTGCGACGGAGGCCCTATCGACGACGCGGGTTCGGACCGCAGCCGCTCGTAGACGAGGTCGAACGTGTATCCCGAGCTGAAGCCGAGAGGGATGGCGAAGAAGAGGATGCGGCGTACGTCAAGGTCGTCCAGGAGTGTGGGGACGGTGAGCAACTGCGAGGCCACATAGAGAAGGACGCTCACCACCCCGGCGCCCAGCCCGCGAACCGCGGCCGTCGGCCAGCGCGGATCCTGCTCGAAGGAGTTGCGGACGATCGCTCCGGCCATGGCGGCCAGCAGCGGGGCCGCGACGAGGAGCGCGAGACCGTGGGCGGCGGCCGGAGCGGGAGGCCCGGCCAGCACCAGAGCCGCAAGCGCGACCAGCAGGAACACCACCGCCGTACCCATTCCCAGCGCGAAGCCCCGAACCGCCTTCCGTGCGGAGTGGTCCTGCAGGCGGAGAGCCACTGCCCGTCGTTCCCGTTGCCGCAGGAGACAGGCTGTCAGCCGCGCGGCGGACTCGGCGTCCCAGTCGGCTCCCAGGAGCGCGATGTCCTCGTCGTCGGTGTCGTTGCGTATCTGTCCGAGGTTGACCCACACCAGGTTGGCGCCTCCGCCGAACGCGGCGACCGGGATCAGCGGAATGCCCTGAGCCATCGCCACCACTCCTGCGGCACGAGTGGACTGACCGCCTCCGACGAGCACGGCACCGTCGCTCGCCAGCAGGGTCCGGTAGAAGGGCACCTCCCACTGCGTGGTGGTGTCCCGGACGACCTTCAGCGTCGCGCTGCTGCCCGGCGGCACCACGAAGGTCGTGTCGCGATGCCGCGGCACGTGCACGAAGACGGTGCCCGGGCCGTCGGCGTCCGAAGCCGCCACGTACCCCTCCACGACGTGCACTTCGGCATAGCGCGGATCACTGGAGTGCACGATCAGATCGCATCCAGCCCTCGCCAGTTCACGCCCGAGCTGTCTGCACGCCTCGCGCGCCGCGGCGATCGACCTGAGCGGCGGGTCGATGTCGCGGTCGGGATCAAGACTGCCGAGCACCGCGATGTTCGGCCGTGTCTCCCGTGGTGAAAACATAGAGGGTGAGCGTACCTCCAGCAGGGTTGCGAAGAGCGGCAGTTGAGGTGCACTCAGCCTCGGGCGGGACGGGGGCGGCCCTATCCTGGGAGCAGTGGCCGCACGGTCCGTCGCAACGGCGGGACGTGCCCTGGGCAGTTGGAGGAGCCACGCATGTCACGACCGCGGGTCATGATCAGCTGGGCGCACTCCGATCGTTCGTGGACGAAATCGCAGACCTCCGCATGGAAGGACTCCGTGCGCGGGTTCGCGGAGCTGCTGTCCACGTCCGGCATCGACACGGAGCTGGACCTGTGGGCGGACCGGGACACCGATTGGACCCGGTGGGGTCAGCGGATGGTCCAGACGTGCGACATCGTGCTCATCGTCGCCAGCCACGCCTGGAAAGCGCGCTGGGAGGGTTCCAACGATCCCCGCGAAGGCGCGGGCGTGGTCGTGGAGGCGGACACGATGAAGGGCATCCTCCAGAACGACCAGAAGAGATTCCAGCGGACTTTCAAGGTGGTGCTGCTGCCCGGTGTCGAGGAGACGGCTGTCCCGAACGACCTCCACCGACTCCGGCGTTTCGTGCTCGCCGACCTGACGCCGACCGCGATCGAGCCCCTGCTCAGGAACCTCACGGACCAGCCCAGATACGAGCCGCCCCCGGTGCGACCCGTCCCCGACCTCCCCCCGGACCCCTTCCTGTTCGTGCCCACGGGTCTGTCCGGGCATGAAGGACCGACCCGGGCGCAGGACGGCCCGCCCGATGCCGACGAGGCCACGAGGCTCCTCGAAGCGATCGTGGCCGGCAGCGCGTCGGCCCGGTCCGTCGTTCTGCCGAAGACCATCCCCAGCATGGACCGGCTGGCCCATCTCACCGAGAAGCTCGCCTCGCCCATCGACCGCCTGCCGTCCCCCGTCGTCATCGTCGGCGAGGGCGGATACGGCAAGAGCGTCCTGCTGGGTCAGCTCTTCGACGCACTGGCGGCCCACGACGACGGGAGCACCTGCACCGTGCTCCTGCCCTGCGCCCGGGTGCCGGCGTCGGCGGACCTGTCGAGCCTGGATGCCCTCGACCAGGCGTTGGGCCACGCGCTGACCGACTCCCGTACGTCGCCCCCGCTGTCCTCGGTCATCACCCAGCTGGCACGACACCGCCGGGTGCGGCTCCTCATCGACACGCTCGACCTGGTCATCAGGGAGGAGAACGCCGACGACGCCTCCTACCTCCTGCGACAGTTGAGCCGCTCCTGCGATCTCCTGATCACATGCCGGGAAGAGGAATGGCACGACAACCTCGAAGGCGACGGGGAACTCACGGGTTCCCACTACCGCATGCCCAGTCTCGGGGCGGACGACATCCGGCGCTGGGCGGAGGCGTACCTCGCAACGGCAGGCATCGACGAGGCGGCCAAGCGGACCTTTCTGGACAGCCTCGTCACAGGTCAGGACGGACGCAGGGTACGAGAGGTCTGCGCCTCGCCTCTGCGGCTGGCCATGGCGTGCGAGATCTACGCTCGGCTCGGGGGCATCCCTGAGAACTTGACGGTGACCCAGCTGTACGAAGAGCACTGGCACAAGCGCGTCGGGCGGGACCGCCACGGCCGGCGCGGCGCCGCGGCGACGGCGCAGGAAGCGGCGGCCGAGAAGCTCGCCGCGGAGGTATGGGCCTCCAGCAGGACGCGGTTCGTGGAATCTGTCACGGGCGAGGCGCTGTCGCCCGACCCCGGCGCGATGCGCAAACTCCTCAGCGAGGGAGTGGTGAAGAGGTTTACCGGCCGATACGCCTTCTTCCACCAGACGTACGCGGAGTTCGCGGTCGCCCGGCTCCTGGCGGGAGCCGGTGACGAGCAGGACCTCGCCCGGCTGGGAAAGGGGCTGCGCTCGGCCCTGCAGGCGTACTGGCCCATCGCCCGGCACCTCCTGATGATGACGACGAGCGACGACCGCTACGAGACGCTCGCCGAGGCGGTGCCCCTGGACGATGTCGAAGGTGTCCGGGCGCAGTTGTACGGTGCGTTCAACCGGCGCTCGAGCGCGTTGGTCGCAGAGGTGACCGAAGAGGTCTGGAACATCTCTCCCGCGCTCCTGGTCGCCTGCGTCAAAGTCCTGAGGAACAGCCCCGAGGAATGTGTCCAGGAGTCGGTCGAGGTCTTGCTGAGGTGCGTGCGGACCTCGGACGCCAAGGACATGTCCCGGGTGGTGGAAACCGCCGCGTCGCTGCTCGCGCCAAGTCCGCCGGAGTATCGGATGCGAACCCTTCGGCGAGTGCTGGACGGCCTCATCTCCAGGGCCGACGAACTGGGGCACGAGTGTGTCTCCTCCGTCCTCGCCCGGCTGCTGGCCCTCACGGTCCGTTCCGGGGGAGCCGAGGCGGACCTGGGGCCCATGCTGGTCGAGGTGTACCCCGGCCTTCCCGAAGCCGCCCGCGCGGAGGTGATACGGCTGGTCGCCGGCAGCCCCGGGAACGGGCTGCTCGACCGCTCGCTGCTGCTGACCGCGCTGCGATTCCCGTGCCCCAGCGGTGCGGTGGACAACGTGACCACCGTCCTGCTCCGCGCCTGGGAGGACCCTGTCTTCCGGGACAAGGCGGGCTGGCGCGACTGGCGTGCCGTTCTGAAGGCGGTCCACCCAGAGCGCTGGCAGACATGCCAGGTGCGGCTCGTCGCCGGACTCTGCCGGAACGAGGAGGTGGCCCGGGCCCTGCTGGCCGACCTGGCGGGGTCCGAGGACACCGCCCGCGACAAGTACACCAACGCGGCCAAGGCGATTGCCGACGCCGATCCGGACCTGGTTCGACAGGCCCTGTTGGGATTCGGCGACGGGCTCACCGCAAGCGCGCTCAGCTCCGCCTGCTCCGTGGCGAACCACCTCGCCGACGGACTCCGCGCCGAGGACCGACCGGAACTGGTCGGCCTCTTCAGCCATTACGTCACCGCAGACCCACGGCGGGTCTGGCCGACCGTGATCAAACTCTGCGGCGACGACATGGACCTGCTGCGCGCCAGGGCGGACCAGCTGGACACCGTGGTCCAGGCCGCGGAGCGGGGGACGGCCGGCGCCCGCACGGTGCTGCTGAGCACCTTCGACGCCTTTCTTCAGTGCCTCGGCCCGGCTCAGATCGCGGAGATGCACGAAACCCTTCTCGCCCTGTGCGCGACGGACCGGGCCCGGCGGGCACGGCTGGAGAGCACGGCCGCCTTCCGCTCCGCGGAGGCCCGTTGCTGGATCCGGCGCGAACTCATGGACGGGAACGCGGGTGCCGCGTCGGCGGCGGCCAGAACCATGGCCGGCCAGCTGCACACCGCCGCCGTGACCGATCCGGACTCCGAGGCGGTCCCCTGGCTCGTCTCCCTCCTGGACTCGCCGCACTCGAACGTGGTCCGCGTTCTGGCCCGCGGCCTCGCGGACAACGCGTCGGTCCTCCCGCTACGGGACTCGTACGGCACGGATGTGCAGGAGCAGCTCGTGAAGTGGGCCACCCGGGACAGTGACGCGCAGGTCCAGAGCGCCCTGCTCGACTTGTTGGTCGCCGTCGAACGGTCG is a genomic window of Streptomyces sp. NBC_00414 containing:
- a CDS encoding helix-turn-helix domain-containing protein — translated: MADDYLVRIGKLIRDARQHRGWTQTQLAEALSTSQSAVNRIERGNQNISLEMIARIGEALDSEIVSLGYAGPMHLRVVGGRRLSGSIDVKTSKNACVALLCATLLNKGRTVLRRVARIEEVYRLLEVLGSIGVRTRWINGGVDLEIVPPATLDMASIDEAAARRTRSIIMFLGPLLHRMDGFKLPYAGGCDLGTRTIEPHMIALRRFGLDIAATEGMYHARVDRKVTPGRPIVLTERGDTVTENALLAAARHDGTTVIRNASSNYMVQDLCFFLEALGVRVEGIGTTTLTVHGVPNIDVDVDYSPSEDPVEAMSLLTAAVVTESELTVRRVPIEFLEIELAVLEEMGLDHDRTAEYFADNGRTRLVDLTVRPSKLEAPIDKIHPMPFPGLNIDNVPFFAAIAASAQGQTLIHDWVYDNRAIYLTDLNRLGGRLQLLDPHRVLVEGPTRWRAAEMMCPPALRPAVVVLLAMMAAEGTSVLRNVYVINRGYEDLAERLNSVGAQIEIFRDI
- a CDS encoding NACHT domain-containing protein, whose protein sequence is MSRPRVMISWAHSDRSWTKSQTSAWKDSVRGFAELLSTSGIDTELDLWADRDTDWTRWGQRMVQTCDIVLIVASHAWKARWEGSNDPREGAGVVVEADTMKGILQNDQKRFQRTFKVVLLPGVEETAVPNDLHRLRRFVLADLTPTAIEPLLRNLTDQPRYEPPPVRPVPDLPPDPFLFVPTGLSGHEGPTRAQDGPPDADEATRLLEAIVAGSASARSVVLPKTIPSMDRLAHLTEKLASPIDRLPSPVVIVGEGGYGKSVLLGQLFDALAAHDDGSTCTVLLPCARVPASADLSSLDALDQALGHALTDSRTSPPLSSVITQLARHRRVRLLIDTLDLVIREENADDASYLLRQLSRSCDLLITCREEEWHDNLEGDGELTGSHYRMPSLGADDIRRWAEAYLATAGIDEAAKRTFLDSLVTGQDGRRVREVCASPLRLAMACEIYARLGGIPENLTVTQLYEEHWHKRVGRDRHGRRGAAATAQEAAAEKLAAEVWASSRTRFVESVTGEALSPDPGAMRKLLSEGVVKRFTGRYAFFHQTYAEFAVARLLAGAGDEQDLARLGKGLRSALQAYWPIARHLLMMTTSDDRYETLAEAVPLDDVEGVRAQLYGAFNRRSSALVAEVTEEVWNISPALLVACVKVLRNSPEECVQESVEVLLRCVRTSDAKDMSRVVETAASLLAPSPPEYRMRTLRRVLDGLISRADELGHECVSSVLARLLALTVRSGGAEADLGPMLVEVYPGLPEAARAEVIRLVAGSPGNGLLDRSLLLTALRFPCPSGAVDNVTTVLLRAWEDPVFRDKAGWRDWRAVLKAVHPERWQTCQVRLVAGLCRNEEVARALLADLAGSEDTARDKYTNAAKAIADADPDLVRQALLGFGDGLTASALSSACSVANHLADGLRAEDRPELVGLFSHYVTADPRRVWPTVIKLCGDDMDLLRARADQLDTVVQAAERGTAGARTVLLSTFDAFLQCLGPAQIAEMHETLLALCATDRARRARLESTAAFRSAEARCWIRRELMDGNAGAASAAARTMAGQLHTAAVTDPDSEAVPWLVSLLDSPHSNVVRVLARGLADNASVLPLRDSYGTDVQEQLVKWATRDSDAQVQSALLDLLVAVERSAGLDRRLAVGVVDLYFDILMDGLGPDAPPKRKEQLPALFPLFGKSFTTLGIKYLSHEELTKRVEDVVTRIDAGKIAGRSVRALASLLVPLARRYPQVLSRLEQLWPRMPAGNRQATAECFFQIERGSPGTRSLALARRPDCPLDTANYIHGKFGG
- a CDS encoding SWIM zinc finger family protein; the protein is MTQLVQSYSYLHPSAVRESTAGRSLALETSGGATPAGEAANPHFFSGFLTAPTAAATALLAVADVAAARYYRPNAKASLDPVVTADGDRLRFESFSGCCGVYARLDVLAPGLDGDDVGHGTTNVDVNMPLRRALAGLGGLDPLHLAVGPEELAVRTFDGEFVEKKVPLPERWLRGFAEAQVLAAGFALRAEVPAAEAAAVLRALPRPTLRADARTTRWVVPAGRTLRPTSRPAPGAVCLPGPERLLTLRTVLRHATTVRVYAPAEPVTADGAATAWEVELPGMRMTLMLSQSASRGFSGEGGVLHDLASGQAAADAERVAELLAWEPRIDIAELSEQAGLPADRVRAALTMLGTSGQIGYDLTEAAYFHRHLPYRAGAAETRNPRLRGARALVADGSVRLDGPLARVGKSDDAHVVRPDASGQLSCTCFWWAKYRGGRGPCKHVLAVGMARDTTADARATADAGTTAHAQTTADMEAAVDARATADAEAAGDPARSETARPEAAR
- a CDS encoding DUF4236 domain-containing protein → MPLTFRKSFRILPGVRLNINKKSWSITTGGKNGPKHTHSSTGRRTTSMDLPGPFGWRRTTRAKRH
- a CDS encoding MFS transporter yields the protein MALAGLSAVFLFEMLDNSILNVALPTIGRELSASATVLQWVTGVYAVVFGGLMLVLGALADRVGRRKVMLVGLVLLGAASLATAFVTTAEQLIAVRAAMGVAAAMTTPGSLALAFRLFDEDGLRVRATTLISTVGLVGLAIGPTAGGFVLAFAPWQALLLVNVPIAALAYLGIRRGIPADRADELHRDPVDGAGALLGTAAIVLALVAPTLFVDAGAASPLPWLIAVAAVVTAVLFVVRERSARHPLLDLELVARPLVSSGLAFKAAAALATAGLGYLVTLQLQLDRGWTPAQAALGMLPQVVVLIAGGALIGPLVARVGLDKAAWLSAGAVVCGLAVYGLLGRFGYVWIALALVLVAAGMRVVGVVAGTNVMRGLPADRTTVGAALVDTAGEVTTGIGIAVSGTILAASFTGDIAASDWSPHQTAEFREAVTWAGLALTALAAALVGWGISRGRRRVGDGTTQSASSSSSASSSASASASSATGTIGTTGTTGTTGAGGE